A portion of the Streptomyces platensis genome contains these proteins:
- a CDS encoding branched-chain amino acid ABC transporter permease encodes MSELPQQLANGLILGAMYGLIAIGYTMVYGIVQLINFAHGEIFMVGGFGALSVFLALPAGTSLVLALPIMLLGGIAVSVLVGIAAERFAYRPLRGAPRLAPLITAIGLSIALQQAIWKWYPDGKQARVFPQFKGHAFDILGATVQRGDLFVLIAAPACMIALGFFVAKTRSGRAMQATAQDPDTAKLMGINTDRIIVLAFAIGAAFAGVAAVAYGLRTGEVQFRMGFIMGLKAFTAAVLGGIGNIYGAMLGGVVLGVAEALATAYIEEIPGMEQFGGGAWKDVWAFVLLILVLLLRPQGLLGERVADRA; translated from the coding sequence GTGAGCGAACTGCCGCAACAGCTGGCCAACGGACTCATCCTCGGCGCGATGTACGGTCTCATCGCGATCGGCTACACGATGGTCTACGGAATCGTCCAGCTCATCAACTTCGCCCATGGCGAGATCTTCATGGTCGGCGGCTTCGGAGCGCTCAGCGTCTTCCTCGCACTGCCCGCCGGCACCTCACTCGTCCTCGCCCTGCCGATCATGCTCCTCGGCGGTATCGCCGTATCCGTCCTCGTCGGCATCGCAGCGGAGCGATTCGCCTATCGCCCGCTGCGCGGCGCCCCACGCCTGGCCCCCCTCATCACCGCCATCGGCCTGTCCATCGCCCTCCAGCAAGCCATCTGGAAGTGGTACCCCGACGGCAAACAGGCCCGCGTCTTCCCCCAGTTCAAGGGCCACGCCTTCGACATCCTCGGCGCCACCGTCCAGCGCGGCGACCTCTTCGTCCTCATCGCCGCCCCCGCCTGCATGATCGCCCTCGGCTTCTTCGTCGCCAAGACCCGCAGCGGCCGCGCCATGCAGGCCACCGCGCAGGACCCCGACACTGCCAAGCTCATGGGCATCAACACCGACCGCATCATCGTCCTGGCCTTCGCCATCGGCGCCGCCTTCGCCGGTGTCGCCGCCGTCGCCTACGGACTGCGCACCGGCGAGGTCCAGTTCCGCATGGGCTTCATCATGGGCCTCAAGGCCTTCACCGCGGCCGTGCTCGGCGGCATCGGCAACATCTACGGCGCCATGCTCGGCGGTGTCGTCCTCGGCGTCGCCGAAGCCCTCGCCACCGCCTACATCGAGGAAATACCCGGCATGGAGCAATTCGGCGGCGGAGCCTGGAAGGACGTCTGGGCCTTCGTTCTCCTCATCCTCGTACTCCTCCTGAGACCACAAGGCCTCCTGGGCGAACGCGTCGCGGATCGGGCGTGA
- a CDS encoding branched-chain amino acid ABC transporter permease: MTTHTTTPARGLIPLPERTARLVTAAGALATTASTALAWTWSSDFPGDLTYYLSPAGLQIVTLVGGLLTLLLACSALGVRGLQWLTPAGRHAPTLLAALATFAATWFTLLSIAVELHGLVNLEPGGAVAGIASLITVAGALALPPDQVPDTPPANPWQRFTASLAASPLRRRTLELPSWAEILIIAAAFAAGLLVFTYGIDTDDGAPFVGYLIFMVLAIPALNRAGLIARLTALTHTHRGVALGAAFVAAACFPLTQDTDQYTIIGANILIFATVALGLNVVVGLAGLLDLGYVAFLGVGAYAAALVSGSPESALGLRFPFWAALLTGAAASLIFGVLIGAPTLRLRGDYLAIVTLGFGEIFRIAMLNLNGTTGPDVTNGAMGIPNIPNLEIFGFNFGEPHTILGIPIATYGNYYLLMILVTAFVVLVFRRAAASRIGRAWIAIREDETAAIAMGINSFRLRLLAFALGAALAGLAGTVHAHVVTTATPEQFQFAGPQPPNSAFLLAAVILGGMGTLSGPLVGAALLFLIPAKLDFIQDYQLLLFGIALVLLMRYRPEGLIPDRRKQLEFHETGQLDVPDQRLPDADATLGATKAKA; the protein is encoded by the coding sequence ATGACCACCCACACCACCACCCCGGCCCGCGGCCTGATACCGCTCCCCGAGCGCACCGCGCGCCTCGTCACCGCCGCAGGCGCTCTGGCCACCACCGCCAGCACCGCCCTCGCCTGGACCTGGAGCAGCGACTTCCCCGGCGACCTCACCTACTACCTCTCCCCCGCCGGCCTCCAGATCGTCACCCTCGTCGGCGGCCTCCTCACCCTGCTCCTCGCCTGCTCCGCGCTCGGCGTCCGCGGCCTGCAATGGCTCACCCCGGCAGGACGCCACGCGCCCACGCTCCTCGCGGCCCTCGCGACCTTCGCCGCCACCTGGTTCACCCTGCTCTCCATCGCCGTCGAGCTGCACGGCCTGGTCAACCTCGAACCCGGCGGCGCCGTCGCCGGGATCGCCTCCCTGATCACCGTCGCCGGCGCCCTCGCGCTGCCTCCCGATCAGGTCCCCGACACACCGCCCGCCAACCCGTGGCAGCGCTTCACCGCGAGCCTGGCCGCCTCCCCCCTACGGCGGCGCACCCTCGAACTCCCCTCCTGGGCCGAGATCCTGATCATCGCGGCCGCGTTCGCCGCCGGGCTCCTGGTCTTCACCTACGGGATCGACACCGACGACGGCGCCCCCTTCGTCGGCTACCTGATCTTCATGGTGCTGGCCATCCCCGCCCTCAACCGGGCCGGACTCATCGCGCGGCTCACCGCACTCACCCACACCCACCGCGGCGTGGCCCTCGGCGCGGCCTTCGTCGCCGCCGCCTGCTTCCCCCTCACCCAGGACACCGACCAGTACACGATCATCGGGGCCAACATCCTGATCTTCGCGACCGTCGCCCTGGGCCTCAACGTCGTCGTCGGCCTCGCCGGCCTGCTCGACCTCGGGTACGTCGCCTTCCTCGGCGTCGGCGCCTACGCGGCCGCCCTCGTCTCCGGCTCCCCCGAATCCGCCCTCGGGCTCCGCTTCCCCTTCTGGGCGGCCCTGCTGACCGGCGCCGCGGCCTCCCTCATCTTCGGCGTCCTCATCGGCGCCCCCACCCTGCGCCTGCGCGGCGACTATCTCGCCATCGTCACGCTCGGCTTCGGTGAGATCTTCCGCATCGCCATGCTCAACCTCAACGGCACCACCGGCCCCGACGTCACCAACGGCGCCATGGGCATCCCCAACATCCCCAACCTGGAAATCTTCGGCTTCAACTTCGGCGAGCCCCACACCATCCTCGGCATCCCCATCGCCACCTACGGCAACTACTACCTGCTGATGATCCTCGTGACGGCCTTCGTCGTCCTCGTCTTCCGGCGCGCCGCGGCCTCCCGCATCGGCCGCGCCTGGATCGCCATCCGTGAGGACGAGACCGCCGCCATCGCCATGGGCATCAACAGCTTCCGGCTGCGCCTGCTGGCGTTCGCGCTCGGCGCCGCGCTCGCCGGACTCGCCGGCACCGTGCACGCCCACGTCGTCACCACGGCCACCCCCGAACAGTTCCAGTTCGCCGGGCCGCAGCCGCCCAACTCCGCCTTCCTGCTCGCCGCCGTCATCCTCGGCGGGATGGGAACCCTCAGCGGACCCCTCGTCGGCGCCGCCCTGCTCTTCCTCATCCCGGCCAAGCTCGACTTCATCCAGGACTACCAACTCCTGCTCTTCGGCATCGCCCTCGTCCTCCTGATGCGCTACCGCCCCGAGGGCCTCATCCCCGACCGCAGGAAGCAGCTGGAATTCCACGAGACCGGCCAACTCGACGTGCCCGACCAGCGCCTCCCGGACGCAGACGCCACCCTCGGCGCCACCAAGGCAAAGGCGTGA
- a CDS encoding ABC transporter ATP-binding protein, which yields MTTAPSLAPATDTVLKADGVTMRFGGLTAVRGVDLTVGAGEIVGLIGPNGAGKTTFFNCLTGLYVPTEGTVSYRGTRLSRKPHLVTQAGVARTFQNIRLFANMTVLENVLVGRHTRTKEGLWSALLRSPGFKKAERTSEERAMELLEFTGLAHKRDHLARNLPYGEQRKLEIARALASEPGLLLLDEPTAGMNPQETRATQDLVLAIRAQGIAVLVIEHDMRFIFNMCDRVAVLVQGQKLVEGTSDVVQADERVIAAYLGPPVEDVTPPDRPTDTADGTAPADRPAQGQTGDTP from the coding sequence ATGACCACAGCACCCAGCCTCGCACCCGCCACTGACACCGTCCTCAAGGCCGACGGCGTCACCATGCGCTTCGGCGGACTCACCGCCGTACGCGGCGTCGACCTCACCGTCGGCGCCGGCGAAATCGTCGGCCTCATCGGCCCCAACGGTGCCGGAAAAACCACCTTCTTCAACTGCCTCACCGGCCTCTACGTGCCCACCGAAGGCACCGTCAGCTACCGGGGCACCCGCCTCTCCCGCAAACCCCACCTCGTCACCCAGGCCGGTGTCGCCCGCACCTTCCAGAACATCCGCCTCTTCGCCAACATGACGGTCCTGGAAAACGTCCTCGTCGGACGGCACACCCGCACCAAAGAAGGACTCTGGTCCGCGCTCCTCCGCAGCCCCGGCTTCAAAAAGGCCGAACGCACCAGCGAGGAACGCGCCATGGAACTCCTGGAGTTCACCGGCCTCGCCCACAAACGCGACCACCTCGCCCGCAACCTCCCCTACGGCGAACAACGCAAGCTCGAAATCGCCCGCGCCCTCGCCAGCGAACCCGGACTGCTGCTGCTGGACGAACCGACCGCCGGCATGAACCCCCAGGAAACCCGCGCCACCCAGGACCTCGTCCTCGCCATCCGCGCACAGGGCATCGCCGTCCTCGTCATCGAGCACGACATGCGCTTCATCTTCAACATGTGCGACCGCGTCGCCGTCCTCGTCCAGGGCCAGAAACTCGTCGAAGGCACCTCGGACGTCGTCCAGGCCGACGAACGCGTCATCGCCGCCTACCTGGGCCCCCCCGTCGAGGACGTCACACCACCGGACCGGCCCACCGACACCGCAGACGGGACGGCCCCCGCAGACCGGCCGGCCCAGGGACAGACCGGAGACACCCCATGA
- a CDS encoding ABC transporter ATP-binding protein: MTALLEVEDLRVAYGKIEAVKGISFSVEEGQAVTLIGTNGAGKTTTLRTLSGLLKPLAGKITFDGEPLNGVPAHKIVERGLAHSPEGRRLFPRLTISENLKLGAFLRKDADGIEKDIQRVYELFPILGERSKQASGTLSGGEQQMLAMGRALMSRPKLLMLDEPSMGLSPIMMQKIMETIRELRSQGTTILLVEQNAQAALSLADQGHVMEIGRIVHSGSGESLLHDESVRKAYLGED, translated from the coding sequence ATGACCGCACTGCTCGAGGTCGAGGACCTCCGCGTCGCCTACGGCAAGATCGAAGCCGTCAAAGGCATCTCGTTCTCCGTCGAAGAAGGCCAGGCCGTCACCCTCATCGGCACCAACGGCGCCGGAAAGACCACCACCCTGCGCACCCTCTCCGGCCTCCTCAAGCCCCTGGCCGGCAAGATCACCTTCGATGGCGAACCGCTCAACGGCGTCCCCGCCCACAAAATCGTCGAACGCGGCCTCGCCCACTCCCCCGAAGGCCGCCGCCTCTTCCCCCGCCTCACCATCTCCGAAAACCTCAAGCTCGGCGCCTTCCTCCGCAAAGACGCCGACGGCATCGAGAAAGACATCCAGCGCGTCTACGAGCTCTTCCCCATCCTCGGCGAACGCAGCAAACAAGCCTCCGGCACCCTCTCCGGCGGCGAACAGCAAATGCTCGCCATGGGCCGCGCCCTGATGTCCCGCCCCAAACTCCTCATGCTCGACGAGCCCTCCATGGGCCTCTCCCCGATCATGATGCAGAAGATCATGGAGACCATCCGCGAACTCCGCTCCCAGGGCACCACCATCCTCCTCGTCGAACAGAACGCCCAGGCCGCGCTCTCCCTCGCCGACCAGGGACACGTCATGGAAATCGGCCGCATCGTCCACTCCGGCAGCGGCGAATCCCTCCTCCACGACGAATCCGTCCGCAAGGCCTACCTCGGCGAGGACTGA
- a CDS encoding ANTAR domain-containing response regulator yields MRSPVSAAEPEQPVADDDQSHVPPLTTRVVIAEDEALIRLDLKEMLEEEGYTVVGEAGDGQTAVELAREHRPDLVILDVKMPVLDGISAAEKIAEESIAPVLMLTAFSQRELVERARDAGAMAYLVKPFSKSDVVPAIEMAVSRFTELRTLEKEVADLTQRLETRKLVDRAKSILQTQYGLTEPAAFRWIQKTSMDRRLSMQQVAEAVIEDAEEKKQQKDQ; encoded by the coding sequence ATGAGGAGTCCCGTGAGCGCCGCCGAGCCCGAGCAGCCCGTCGCCGATGACGATCAGTCGCATGTCCCGCCGCTGACCACGCGCGTCGTGATCGCCGAGGACGAGGCCCTCATCCGTCTCGATCTCAAAGAGATGCTGGAGGAGGAGGGCTACACCGTCGTCGGCGAGGCCGGGGACGGGCAGACCGCCGTGGAGCTGGCCCGGGAGCACCGTCCCGACCTGGTGATCCTGGACGTGAAGATGCCGGTGCTGGACGGTATCTCGGCGGCCGAGAAGATCGCCGAGGAGAGCATCGCGCCGGTGCTGATGCTGACCGCGTTCTCGCAGCGTGAGCTGGTGGAGCGGGCGCGGGACGCGGGGGCGATGGCGTATCTGGTGAAGCCGTTCTCGAAGAGCGATGTGGTGCCGGCGATCGAGATGGCGGTGAGCCGGTTCACCGAGCTGCGGACGCTGGAGAAGGAGGTCGCGGACCTCACCCAGCGGCTGGAGACCCGGAAGCTGGTGGACCGGGCCAAGAGCATTCTGCAGACGCAGTACGGGCTGACGGAGCCGGCCGCGTTCCGGTGGATCCAGAAGACGTCGATGGACCGGCGGCTGTCGATGCAGCAGGTCGCCGAGGCGGTCATCGAGGACGCCGAGGAGAAGAAGCAGCAGAAGGATCAGTAG